The Haliaeetus albicilla chromosome 4, bHalAlb1.1, whole genome shotgun sequence genomic sequence AAAACGCAATGCTCAAAATCGCTGGATTAGGTCTTAATGGCAGGATCAAGCCACTGGGAGATGAGTGGGGAGAAAGCTCCTGCTTACGCAGGTGGACAGACAATGCTCCTCAGGAAAGCAAGCTAGAAAGTGTAAAATGTCAGAAAAGCAGCTTCCTTCCTGGattcccctgcttgtctccaCATTtatcacattttcattttccaaggGTCAGAAAATGCTGGTCTGAGTTTTCTGAAGGGAGTATTGAGAGGTCAGAGttctttaaatgtttccttCCTCGCAGTGGAAAATGTTGTCTTGAGTGATGGACTTCGTGGCCAAGACCTTAATCCCCAACATGAAAGTCTGCCAACCACATTAGAAATCTGGGCCATGCCATGGTGTATTGCGGTGTCCTGAAGGACATTGAAGCTTTGTGGTCGTCTTCAACACCTGGCTTTCTGCTGGTGGGGCTCCTGAAACACCAAAGGGCCTGGGAAGTGTGTTGGATGTTTTTCAGGGTGGTATTGCCATTGAGCAACTGCCAGGATGCTCCAGGGTAGTGTCTCGGGGGTGGTCCTCTGTGCAGGTGGCACAGCATCCCCATACAGACCGGTGCCCAGGGCACCCTGCCCTTTACCTGCACAGGTTGGCAAGGGCTCTTGGTCAACAGGGGTCCAAGGTGTTGGAGTTTACCTGCACTGAACAAACCCGTCAAGAACGTGTGATTTTCTGGAGACCGTGTGATGAGTAAGAGGTGTGACAGACTTTCTTCTTTGAGTTTGCTTGGCAGTGCCAGTGAAGTTCCCACCCAAACCTTTCAGGGAGAGGGTGGGTTTTGCCTGTGGGACATTTTTGCACCAAGTTGTCCTCTCTGTCTATTTTCAGAGAGCTTGAACAAAACATTGCTGTCCCCCAAAACAAATGCTTAGATGAAGCAATGAAATTTGATCTCCGTAACACTGGTGAGAATATTCCATGACAAGATCTACCAAATAAAGTCCACCTTGTGTGTCTGTCTTCTGGCAGGACCATCCGTCCCAAAAACACCAGGGTGACTTTAGTGCaggtaagggagaccctccctCTGGAGTTGGGGTCTGCAGGCAGTAGCAATGCTAGTACCAAAGCAAGACGAACAGTTTTGTGATGGAAGTTCATTTATGAGAGCATCAACCACCTTCTCCGAAAAGCAGGCTGCTGCTACTGTGTCCTGGGGCGGTGGGGGCTGTCTCAGGGGAGCTCTCCCCCAGTATCGGCAGCAGATGCCTTGGCTCTCTGATGGGCATTTGCAGAGGAGGCGTAAGCAGCATTTGCTGGAGCTGCGCCGCAGGACTCGCTCACGCATGGCTAATGTGCCCAGGGAGCCCAAGTGGATGcatgggaggaggaagaggaggaggaggagggctggctTCGGCAAGCATGGAGTCAGCTATGTCTCCCAGCCCCTGCAGGGACACGGGCTCTACCTGACCTCAGCCGAGCCCCCTGCTATGGGCCCGTCTGGAGGGGGCTGCGGGGTTCCCAGCATCTGCTTTTCCAGCTACCGTTTGGAAACCAGGTAGGAGAACAAAGTCCAGCCCAGAGCTCGATCTCCCTCCCCTTATTCTCCTTCACATGCTGTCTCCCATCTGGGAGATGATCATggtattaaattaatttaatacatGGTGTTCAGAATTCCCCTAATTAGAAGGTTTTGCTCAAATTTTAGGAAAGTGTCAGTATTTGTGAGGTATCAGCAAGCATAAACGCAAAAACACTAGCTTAGGTAATCGCTCCAACCCAAAAaactggaaaggagaaaaatcagagtGTGTATGTTTGTGCGTGGGGAAGAGGAGTCTTTCTGCTGTTCTGGgtttccattttccttcctcttttccttctccttggtCACTGGTGCCTGAGCTGCATTTTCAGACATAGGGAATTCCTGATAGATTAAGgatattttccaaaattaaatatatttaatctcAAAAccaagggagaaggaagaagcagaTTGCTCTGAGTACTGACGATGCCTTCTCCGAGCACTCTCCCAAAAGGCAGCTGCATTTAAAAGGCCTATTTATTCTGCAACGGGATCATCATTCGGAAAGCTCTTAACTGGCTGTTTTGGGGCAGATCAGAGCCGGGCACCATGCTCCCCACCCTGCAGAGCTCCCCTTGGTGCAGTGCAAAGACATTTGACTGCTCCCCAAGATGGCTGCGCGTGGGAGGATGCTGGTCCGGTCCTCTGCCTGCAGTTGCCCAGGCATGACACTCAGCAAAGCCTCACTTGGCTCGCTGTGCACCTTCCATTTTGGGGCCAAACTTGACACTTCTGTCTCCTAATGCTGTGTCTTTGacctctgcagggctgcaccTGCTTTGTATTGGGTTGGAGCTGGGCTCTGGATCTACTCTATCAACTGGACTGGATTTAATGGTGTCCTCAGGGCTTTCAAGTAGATGGACAAAGAAGCCATTTCAAAGCTGCTGTGAACTAGGCGGAATACGACGGTGAAGAGGAAGGGTCCGAGATGGGTCTCTCTCCAGGCAGGGAATGCTCTGAAATGCTCAAAATGGCGTTTGGGGGATAATTTTTCCCAGCCCTTTGTCCGTGAAGAATGAGGGCTGTGGGGGGGAGGCACGCGCCCAGGGTAAATGCCTTGGCTCTATTGTTCCCATCATTTCCATTGAGCTTATGAACCCCCATATAAAAGACTTACCTTTCACTAGTATGATTAAGAAAAGGCCAATGTAGCTCTCCCGCTCACTGGAGCATGAAGCGTGTTTAATTTAATAATGCTGATAAATCTTAAAGCCAGGAGCATTTGACTAACACATGACCCACTTTTTCAATCAATTGGAAACATTTACATAACAGCCTGATGCAGGGTTCCTCCTGTGAGGGATGTGGAGCAAGGGATGGCAGACACCCCTGCCATAAGCACTGCCACTGTAGGGCATTTGGTGAAAGTAAAATGGCGAATTTGGCCGGTCTTTGGTGGGAAAGTCATGACCCACCTCTTTGGGACTGCCAGCTCTCCCGCGGCCGCAAGGATATGCCTGGGTTTAGAGCACCCCAGCCACCCAGCTGGGCTTTGGGGTCCATCATCCCGGTGGCAAAGCCCAGACCACTCTAGGGTCCCACCCTTgcctgccagctcccagccGTGGGTCTGGCACCCTGGGCTGTTAGCTGCCTGGGCCACCACACTTGGGCAGCTTGCAAAAGAAAGCCTTTGGGGTGGTATGTGGGGCAGGATGGCTTTGTGAATATTGCCTCTTCAAGTCATGAAAGCCACTGCCTGTGGATACACCTTGACCATCAGCTGTGAAAAGCCTCTACCTTCCTCTGGCTGTGCTGTCAGAGGATGCTTATCAGCCAGGAAGGGGAGCTGCACCTCTGTGTTGGCACATACCAGCCTCGTGGCTGGCTGCAGTGGTGTCGTGGCTTTGTTTCTTTACCCACAGCAGGGCTAGATTACTCCTGGGACAGGTCATCCCTGGGGatgattgtccccctgtacaGTGGGGGCACCTCTTCCGTGCAGGCACTTTATCTCCTGGCACATCAGGAGCACCAGCAACGCTGACCTTCACAAATCAGCACGTTGATCCTTTTCAGCATTGCTTCTCATGCACAGAAATCAGCACAGCGTTAACCAACACAAccagttatttattttcctttattgtttGCTTGCCATGGGCTCAGTCTTGAAAGAGAAAGTTCCTGATCTCGTACATTGTGCTATCATGTGTCAGCCCATTCCCATTACTCTGGTCCCTAACATCATCACCTTCTTCCTCTGAAatattctcctcctccccaccctcaACAGTGCCTTTTGGCTTGACATCTtcaacacatttcatttttatcctcCTTGTGaggattttactttttttcagttgtaacATCCAGCAGCCTCAAGATCAGTGTTTGTAAGTAGGTTATAAGCAACCTCATTCCCAGTGAGCTGGTGTCCTGTTAGCTCAGTAGGAGCACCGCCTCCCTCCCAACTACACAGGTTTTATCTATTTGGGGTTTCATAATAACCTCTTGGAAGAGGTTTTACATCAAACCCATCTCCCAGCCATGATTTGTGCATTGCTGCATGTTTATTCATCCCAACTGCCTCTTTGCACTAAAGTAATACTTGAGAACTGGTTTACTCCCCATTTTTTGGTCACATAAGTCCATAAGTCCTATGTGAGCAAACGAAAATGCCAGATGCTCGTGACCTGGACGAAAAATCTCCTATCTGATATATACTGAGGGATTAAATAACATGGGGGAGAATTGCTACAAATCTCTCGGCATTGCACATGAAGGATGCTGGCACCTCCTTCTGAGACAGGACTGGTCTCCCCATACAGTAGGCTGCAGAGACATTTCATATGCCGGGTCCTCGCCCAAAGATGCTACTAAGGAGgcatcaggaaagaaaaaggaatgatttgttgctgttctgtgattttttcttcccctgccttcAAAACATCAGTGGCGTTTTTCCCTCTagagggcagaggaggaaagaaagagaatgggaagggaaaggaacaTGACAGCACGGGGAAAACTCGCACTGGTTTTGTAAGATACATGCAAAGCATGAATGGCTGGAAATGGCGTGGTCCTGAGACACAGTGCCCAACTAGGGTGCTCACAAGTCAGGATGAAAACCCAGGTGTGTAGCAACTGGGGCACCAGCTCCATCCTTCCTGCTCTGTGCTCCTGGGGTTGGATAGATGTTTCTTGGTTCCTGAAAAACTGGCTTTTGATTTTCTGAGGGCCCACACTTGAAATGGTGAATTTTGGTTTGCTAGATAGGTGCCCTGAGTCTTTTAAAGTCCCAGTTCAGCCACTGGTCTTTGGCCAGGCTGCTCTGCTGACTCCCTGCTCCTGCGTCCACATGCTCAGCTGggcacagctgcttttcagctcATGCAGGTGTGGGCTAGCCATCTGGCTGTGCCACCTCGGACACTTAAGTCTTTGCTCCCACAATGGCTTTTGCGTAAAGCTGCTGGCAAAGCCATGGCAGAGCTACAGGCTGTTCTCAAGCTGTCACCCAGTACCGTCCCTGTGGCGAGCAGCCAGCCTGATCTGCACCCACTAAGGTGTTCAGCCCATGACAtctccctgctgcttctccagccgTGGTTTTCCCATGGCCTGCTGCTCTTCAGGCTCCCTCCCGCATCGAGGAATGCGCCTGCTTTGGGAGAAaacctttctttcccctctctgtccCCAGGTGATACGGCCGTGCTGCTGTCTCCTTCTGCGCCCGGGCTGCCCACCCAGCTAACGCACGTCTCCCATCCCCCAGTAGGAAATGGAGTCCAAGGTCTCCGAAGGCGGCCTGAATGTCACCCTCACCATCCGGCTGCTGATGCACGGCAAGGTAAGGGGCTCCTTGCCGGGGGATTTCCTCGCAGCTCGCTCTCCTGCCTCCGCTGCAGCTATGCCCGGGTCTGGCCAGCCCCACatgctgcctccacagccccggGCTGCCAGGAGCAGGTGTCCTTCTGCTGATGGGGAGGGTGGCATGGTGCTCCTGGCCCCTCTCAGGTCTGCCCCCTGGCCCGTCCTTCTGCTGGGGACAGTGTGCACCTGATCTTTGCTTCATTATGGGGTTGGGCTGGATTGTCTTCATGTTTTGTAATGTTGATTCCTttgtgtttggcttttttttttttttttggtaggaaGTGGGAAGCATCATTGGAAAGGTAAGGACAtcttttaaatgtgtatttaatgCTATTGCCTGCACGATTTGCTGCCTGTTGTGTGGTAGATGCCAGTCACCTCTTCCCTGTAATGTCCCTTAAATGTTTGGTGTGCATGAGCTTGTCACTGGGTTTGTGAGACACAAATGATGGGAGACCCACAGAAGGATCAAGACCAttcccctacccccccccccccaagttatCTAGTCCTGTTTCCAGCTGCTTCATTGTGGTAACAAACGGGTATTTATGATCATGTCGCCCTGATGTGTTAATTAAATAGATTCATTAGGAGAGATAAAGGAATGTCATGCAGACCCATTTAAATTCTGCAGCACTTCCCTCTGAGGCCACAAGACACCATTTAGCTTGTGCAGAAAAGCTGTATGAGGTGCTCTCCTCCCTGGTGCTTGCCACGGTGGTTTGGAAAGTCCTGGCTATATAGGATTGgtgtttcagtgtttttaaaaggcaggtTGGTGGTAGTGAAGATTTGCAGTACAAACACCTTCTATATGCTTGCACCTTATTTTTCCATCAGCCTGtccagctgtcctggtttcagctgggatagagttaattgtcttcctagtagctggtacagtgctatgtttttgagttaggtatgagaagaatgttagtaacactgatgttttcagttgttgctaagtaatgtttagtctaaagtcaaggatttttcagcttctgatgctcagccagcaagaaggctggagggacacaagaagttgggatgggacacagccagggcagctgacccaaactggccaacagggtattccataccatgggacgtcacatctagtataggaactggggggagtgggggcggggggatcgccactcagggattaactgggtgtcagttggcgggtggtgagcaattgcattgtgcatcacttgtatattctaatccttttattattactattgtcattttattagtgttatcattatcattattagtttcttcttttatgttctattaaaccgttcttatctcaacccacaagttttacttcttttcccgattttctcccccatctgactgggtgggggggaagtgagtgagtggctgcatggtgcttagttgctggctggggataaACCACAACACCACCCCTGGAAAGATTTACAGTTCTACCTGCTTTATATCTGGATACGAAGAGACTAGATGTCTCTATAGGTGCTAGATAACTGCCCTTCAAAGCCACTCTGAAGTGCCAGATTTTCTCAACAGCTGATGAGTTTCTGAGCTTTTTCCATGCATTTTTCCTCCTAATAGGAAATATAGAAAGGGAAGTGGAGGCGCAGTTGTGCATTCTTAGCTGTTTTGTCTGTCATGTCTTACAGACACAGGGCAAGGGGCTACAATGGCTTACACCCTCAGCTCTTCAGCTGACCATTGCGTGGGGATGGAGGGCCAGGCATCATAGAGCTGTCCAAATGTCTGGCTATGTGTTGCCATGTATTAGAGAGATGTGTGTTTGGAAGGGTTGTTTGGAAGGTGGAAGTCTTGAATTTTTAGTAATAGCCTGTGTTTCTGCTTCTTATTTCAGAAAGGAGAGACCGTGAAGAAGATGCGTGAGGAGGTGAGCAACCCTGCTCTGTAGCAGGATTTgtaggaggaagggagaggagtgGGAAGGGCCGTCAGGCTGTCCTGCCCAGCAGCGTGCAGCACAGCGGCCAGAGCCGCACATTGCCCTGTGTGATACGTGCAGTAACTGGCAGGGTCAGGACACACAAGACAGCTGTGCCAAGAGCTCTTTGGGCCAGTTTTCTCACTCCATACTCAAACAAACTCCTATCACATTTAATGGGAATTTTCCAGAGCCAAGAATTTGCTCTTAATGAAACATTGAAATTAAGTCACTTGTAAAATGCTTGAGTTTGTCCAAGGTCTTTGTGCCTGCAGCTACCAAGGAGTTATCAGATCAGTAAGCAACACTCTTCTTTTTACAAGCAATGATCCCATGAGCTCGTCTTGCCTTGAATGTGTGGGTTTGCATTGCAGTAAAATACCCAAAGTGGATGCTTGGAAACCCTTTCTGAGGGTCAGGGTAAGGGAGCGCTGGAAGCACCAcgggggacagggatgggagtTTTTAAGGTTAGATGGGATGTCGAGAGGCTGGCACAGAGGATGGTGAGGGATCAGGCTGGGACAGGACCCAACCCAGAGGAAGGGCTATGCCTCCAGTGCATCCCCATGCATTGCTTGGCTGTGGCTATTCCAggtcttcccttctctttccagaGCGGGGCAAGGATCAACATCTCAGAGGGAAACTGCCCTGAGCGAATCGTGACCATCACCGGCCCCACTGATGCCATCTTCAAGGCTTTTGCCATGATCGCCTACAAATTTGAGGAGGTGAGCAACATGAGCCCTTTTCCCCAGGAGGCCAGAGTAAAAGGGTCCACATCCAGACCCATGGGTGGCCCACCAGCCAAGGAGAGCTCCGGTGTGCCCACTGCTGGGGTCAGCAGTGCAGATGGGCCTGGGTACCTCCAACCCATGCGTGCCTGGCTGGACTTGCTTAACTGGTACATGACCTCAGCACAAAACCTTCTGAACATCTCTAAGTAGGCAAGAACTGAACTTCAGTGAACTGTCCCAGAGGTCTTGCAGTTAACTAACTGCAGGGATGTGCAGTGATGCAGCTGCAGTCAGAGACCAGCCACAGTCTGGGGGACATGACACCTCTTTTCTGGCCCAGGGCAGGTGGGTTGGCCTGGATGGCAAGTGTCTGGTTGGGTACCAAGGGCTGATGCATTGCACTCTTCCTTCCCAAGGACATAACCAACTCAATGAGCAACAGCACTGCTACCAGCAAACCTCCGGTGACGCTGAGACTGGTCGTGCCAGCTAGTCAGTGTGGCTCGCTGATCGGCAAAGGAGGCTCCAAGATCAAGGAAATCAGGGAGGTGAGTCAGACTTGATTTCATTATTGCATGTAGTCACAGCTCCTCAGAGCTGATCCACGACCAAGGGGGAGCTGCCTTGGAAAAGGGGATCCTTATGCTGCTAGCATTATGCATCATGTTGCTTCCCAGGACAGTCCTGCTGACGTAGGAGTAGCATCCCGTGGGACCTTGCCGGCGTGCTCCTGCGGATGCAGGCAGGATGCCGCACCTGAGCTCATGTGGGGCAGTGCAGCTCTGGGGAGGCGCGTGGTGTcggagctggagctggctgcAAGGAAAGGCATTCAGCTGTGGGATTTCTCCtcctctgtctttctgtctCCAGTCAACAGGTGCTCAGGTTCAAGTGGCGGGGGACATGCTGCCCAACTCCACGGAGCGGGCGGTGACAATCTCGGGGACACCCGACGCAATTATCCAGTGTGTCAAACAGATCTGTGTGGTGATGCTGGAGGTACAGTCTGTAACAAAGGGGGTAAAgtacataggaaaaaaacccagctggcaCCACAACAGCGCTGGGAGCTGTGGAGCGTGTCTCGTACCCTTCACCACGCATTGTCGGACCACTCTCATTTCCTGGTACCTCCGTTTGAAACCGACCCAGTGTGTTTTCCCCACCATTGTCTGTTGTTTCTAGAGTGCCACACTGGAAACCTGCCTGGTTGGGTGCCCCAAAGGAGTTGGTTTGTGTCATAGCACAAGGTGGCTTTAGGAGAGAGGGGTGCTGGAGGAggccaggctggctgggacagccGTAGCCAGGTGTTCCAGCAGCACTGAGGGTGCTGTGGGAAGGCGACGGGGGCTGGAGCCACTCCACCAAGCCACTCTGCATGTGGCTTATGGTgccccatgaggaccagggctgggaggagaagaCCAGTGCATCCCCTGCACTGGGGGACCCAGGGCTGGGAGCGCAAAGCCAGGTGAGGCACAGCAGGAAAGGTAATTAGGAAGGCTGGTGGAGAGCAGGGCCTGTAGGGTACATGGACATGTGTCAAGGGTGCTCTTTTCTGGGAGAAATGCTGACGAGCAGAGCTTGAAGATCTCTGCCATGGAGAGATGCTGCTGTACCAATGGCTTATTGCCAGGGATGACCACGGCCACATGCCCCACCTCCACGCCTCCCACCTCAGATGGGAGAAGCTCCAGCAGGAAACCCCTTGGGACACAGGACGGTGACACCCTCCGCTTCTGGTGCCTCCCAGAgatgggcaagcacagaccaaTGTCAGGCCCCTCTGCCTTGCTGCACAGCTCACACATCACTGCCCTTTCACGACAAGGAGGATTACATTTGCTGCTGCAAGAGCTTCAGATGAGGACAGCAAGGCTTGGCAGAGGTGAAGCAAACCCAAATATAAGCAACTTCAGtttggcagcagcacagctaaGGAGGAATTGGCTCGAGCCACATTACCCACCACTGCTGGTAGCGATGCTCAGGTGGGTACAATGTGCTGCCAGAACAGTGCAGTTTTAGCTGCACAGTGACTCCAGGTTATACTCTGGACTGTAGCAGAGATGGGCCCAAAGTGATGCTTGCAGGTGTGTTATAAAGACTTTTGTGGCTGCTGTTCTCACCAACCAAAGCAAGGGGTGCTGCTCCTCTATATGGCTCAGcaatgggaaagagaaaaactcATAAGTTTTCTTGCAGTCTGAAATATGGGAAGTCCCCTGACTTTAACAGTTCACAGAGATGCTTTTTATGacctttcagttttaaattatcTTACCACAGAAATCCTCACTCATCCCCTCCAAGATTTGtaaagcaataaaagaaaaagcaggtttGTGATTATAGAGGCTGTGCTTTGATCATACAGCTTTCCTGCAAACCTGTGCTGAGCAGGAAAATTTGGATATGCCACTTGGCTACAAGTGGACATGTAGAAgaatgtacagaaaaaaatgaagaattttccATGAGATAGCATAATTTATATTGCCTGTCTTTACATAGCAGTAACTGGGTCATTTCACTTTGGGTAGAACCACAAGGCTTTTATCTGAAATCTCTCCTGATCCCTAGAAACCTCTGAAATCTCTTCTATGGCTTGTTATTTATGTTCAAGAGAAAACCAACAGAGATAACTTGGGTGAGAAGATCCCGTGCACTGTGCAGTGTAATGCATCAGTACAGCTTCTGCTCGGACCTACCCAGGTACCAGTCAGGCCGCAGCAGGAAGGAGTGAGATGTCCTGgccagctggagcagggctgccctgggtcacactgctgcaggaggagggctgggcACAGTGCCTCTGCTGCTTGAGTCTGGCTGGCTGCTCATAAGGACCGCCACCACCATGCAGCTCTAGCATAAGATCTCTGGAAACTCTGATGTTGCCATCTGAGAGGGATTTCCAGCCTCTTGCTCCTCCAGAGCTCAGCACTCTGGCCAAAGTGATCACTGCCACTTGTCCCACCGGGGCATGGGAGGTCTTGACCACAACGAAGGTGCTTTGCAGCATCCACTGCACGGTCAACCATGTCCCAGCTTGGATTCCGATAGACCAAACCAAGTCCTGAAGGTGATGCTGTTCCAGCAGTGAGGAAGATGAGAGGGCTCAAAGACCTTGAGAATCGTGCTGGGTCTCTCAGACAGGCTGCTCACTCCTCCTGATGCCTGTGCTCACAACGCCATATCACAGCTCCTGGTGCTTGGCAGGGCTGGTACGACTCTGGGGCAGGCTGTCACCGTGCAAGAGCTCTCAGGCTGCAAAGAAAGCCACTGCATGAGGGGGCTCCTGGCAGCCAGGGATTAAAAGCCTGGTCCGTGGGTGTACCTGCCCATCTTGCTACTTGAGGGTCTCCTCGGGGTGTTTTGAGGAGGGTGCTCTGTTCCAGCATCAGGCTCAAGTCTAGACCAGACGGCACGGTTTGCGGAGAGCACAGTGAAGGCGAGGGAGTCAGCGGAGGTCCAGGAAGCGATTTAGGGGCCCATGCCCTGGCAGGGGATCTCCCATACCCCAGGTTGTCCTTGTTGTCCATTAAACACTGATTTCCCCTGTGTCATCCTGTCCAGAAACGCGGTTTGCCTGGTGCGGGTGTTGCTGGCAGCGGCCCCGGGGGCCGTGCTCCGTCGGGTGCTTTCTAACGCTCTTTTTGCCGCCGTTTCAGGAAAGCTGTTCTAatgttctctctccctctccttgtcCCTTTTCCTAGTCCCCACCAAAAGGTGCCACCATTCCCTACCGCCCAAAGCCCGCCTCCACCCCTGTCATTTTTGCAGGTGGTCAGGTAAGAGCCGACCCGCTTGCAGCCTCCACTGCCAACCTCAGCCTTTTACTGCAGCACCAGCCGCTGCCCGTTAGTGCACTCAGGTTTCTTGCCTTCTGACTTGCATGGTGTCATCCCATCCGTTGCGTGCCACGGCAGATGGACTGAAAGCTCTTTGCAGAACCGCTGGCAGTTTGCAAGCCCAGGCAGATGGCTTAGCTCCTGCTGTGATGGCTGCTGGAGGATAAGGAAAGGGCCAGCCTGGGGAAAGAGGGTGTTAGCGCTGCCGGACACTTGTGCACCAAGAAAAGTCTGGAGTTTGCTTCATTAGACCCATATTCAGTATTTGCCAACAGTTAGCAGTgtaaaggagaaaatgagaaaagccTCATTGAACAAGAGGCCGTGACCATGCTCCCACAGTGGCTgcaagtgttttttttctggcttctctagtccaattaaaaataactttgcatAGTTGTAATTGATCTGAGATAGGAAGGGCTCATCCCAGCCACTCCAGGACTGTGCTGAGCCTCTGTTCAGGGCAGTCTCCATGAAAAGGTCATCCCCATCACTGGTGCTGCTCCCCCCCAAAATGCCATAACCTCTGCTGCAGATCTGGGTCTCAGCTCTGCCCATGGGAGAGCCCGCATTGCATTGCCTTCGGTGACATTGCGCAATGCTTGGTCTGCAATCTTGCAGTCACGATGTGGTATTTCTAGTGACCCTTGGGAAGCAATGGcagattttttctttgcaggatAACCATAGCATGCATGTGCCACAGGAGCTGGTGGTTGTTCTGCAAACACAAATCAGCTCCCGCGGCACATGATTTACAGAACAAGAGCAGTTGAGCAGGtggctgcttttaaaaaggggaCTTGAACCATTGCTTTTTCTACTCATCTACTTATCTCACCT encodes the following:
- the PCBP3 gene encoding poly(rC)-binding protein 3 isoform X14, producing MPFSSATGPSKESLWSSRPTCREMESKVSEGGLNVTLTIRLLMHGKEVGSIIGKKGETVKKMREESGARINISEGNCPERIVTITGPTDAIFKAFAMIAYKFEEDITNSMSNSTATSKPPVTLRLVVPASQCGSLIGKGGSKIKEIRESTGAQVQVAGDMLPNSTERAVTISGTPDAIIQCVKQICVVMLEAYTIQGQYAIPHPDLTKLHQLAMQQTPFTPLGQTTPAFPGEKLPLHSSEEAQNLMGQSSGLDASPPASTHELTIPNDLIGCIIGRQGTKINEIRQMSGAQIKIANATEGSSERQITITGTPANISLAQYLINARLTSEVTGMGAL
- the PCBP3 gene encoding poly(rC)-binding protein 3 isoform X2, with the protein product MPFSSATGPSKESLWSSRPTCREMESKVSEGGLNVTLTIRLLMHGKEVGSIIGKKGETVKKMREESGARINISEGNCPERIVTITGPTDAIFKAFAMIAYKFEEDITNSMSNSTATSKPPVTLRLVVPASQCGSLIGKGGSKIKEIRESTGAQVQVAGDMLPNSTERAVTISGTPDAIIQCVKQICVVMLESPPKGATIPYRPKPASTPVIFAGGQVRADPLAASTANLSLLLQHQPLPAYTIQGQYAIPHPDQLTKLHQLAMQQTPFTPLGQTTPAFPGEKLPLHSSEEAQNLMGQSSGLDASPPASTHELTIPNDLIGCIIGRQGTKINEIRQMSGAQIKIANATEGSSERQITITGTPANISLAQYLINARLTSEVTGMGAL
- the PCBP3 gene encoding poly(rC)-binding protein 3 isoform X1 is translated as MPFSSATGPSKESLWSSRPTCREMESKVSEGGLNVTLTIRLLMHGKEVGSIIGKKGETVKKMREESGARINISEGNCPERIVTITGPTDAIFKAFAMIAYKFEEDITNSMSNSTATSKPPVTLRLVVPASQCGSLIGKGGSKIKEIRESTGAQVQVAGDMLPNSTERAVTISGTPDAIIQCVKQICVVMLESPPKGATIPYRPKPASTPVIFAGGQVRADPLAASTANLSLLLQHQPLPAYTIQGQYAIPHPDQLTKLHQLAMQQTPFTPLGQTTPAFPGEKLPLHSSEEAQNLMGQSSGLDASPPASTHELTIPNDLIGCIIGRQGTKINEIRQMSGAQIKIANATEGSSERQITITGTPANISLAQYLINASSPDPDPHGRNTFTT
- the PCBP3 gene encoding poly(rC)-binding protein 3 isoform X4, producing MESKVSEGGLNVTLTIRLLMHGKEVGSIIGKKGETVKKMREESGARINISEGNCPERIVTITGPTDAIFKAFAMIAYKFEEDITNSMSNSTATSKPPVTLRLVVPASQCGSLIGKGGSKIKEIRESTGAQVQVAGDMLPNSTERAVTISGTPDAIIQCVKQICVVMLESPPKGATIPYRPKPASTPVIFAGGQVRADPLAASTANLSLLLQHQPLPAYTIQGQYAIPHPDQLTKLHQLAMQQTPFTPLGQTTPAFPGEKLPLHSSEEAQNLMGQSSGLDASPPASTHELTIPNDLIGCIIGRQGTKINEIRQMSGAQIKIANATEGSSERQITITGTPANISLAQYLINASSPDPDPHGRNTFTT
- the PCBP3 gene encoding poly(rC)-binding protein 3 isoform X5, whose translation is MPFSSATGPSKESLWSSRPTCREMESKVSEGGLNVTLTIRLLMHGKEVGSIIGKKGETVKKMREESGARINISEGNCPERIVTITGPTDAIFKAFAMIAYKFEEDITNSMSNSTATSKPPVTLRLVVPASQCGSLIGKGGSKIKEIRESTGAQVQVAGDMLPNSTERAVTISGTPDAIIQCVKQICVVMLESPPKGATIPYRPKPASTPVIFAGGQAYTIQGQYAIPHPDLTKLHQLAMQQTPFTPLGQTTPAFPGEKLPLHSSEEAQNLMGQSSGLDASPPASTHELTIPNDLIGCIIGRQGTKINEIRQMSGAQIKIANATEGSSERQITITGTPANISLAQYLINASSPDPDPHGRNTFTT